From a single Sebaldella sp. S0638 genomic region:
- a CDS encoding PTS mannose/fructose/sorbose transporter subunit IIC — MELSIIQIVLIFIFSCIAGMGSVLDEFQTHRPLIACTVVGLILGDVKTGVILGGTLELIALGWMNIGAAQSPDSALASVIAAILVIVGKQDIQKGIAIALPVAAAGQVLTVFARTITVAFQHAADKAAENADFKKIEFLHFSALFIQALRVAIPSTIVAVFVSAEMVDKMLSLIPDVVTGGLAVAGGFIVVVGYAMVLNMMSVKYLMPFFFLGFVVGGYLNFSLLSFGVVGLVMALIYVQLNPNYKQGKAVAGAVPEGVTGGEYDDELED; from the coding sequence ATGGAATTAAGTATTATACAAATAGTTCTGATATTTATATTCTCATGTATAGCAGGTATGGGAAGTGTTTTGGATGAATTTCAGACACACAGACCTTTGATAGCCTGTACAGTGGTAGGACTAATATTGGGAGACGTAAAAACAGGGGTAATCCTAGGAGGAACTCTGGAACTGATAGCCTTGGGATGGATGAATATAGGAGCTGCACAGTCACCGGATTCAGCACTGGCAAGTGTCATAGCGGCAATTCTGGTAATAGTAGGAAAACAGGATATACAAAAAGGAATAGCAATTGCTCTTCCCGTAGCAGCAGCAGGTCAGGTTCTTACAGTATTCGCAAGAACAATTACAGTAGCTTTCCAACATGCGGCAGATAAAGCAGCTGAAAATGCAGATTTCAAAAAAATTGAGTTTTTGCATTTTAGTGCATTATTTATTCAGGCACTGCGTGTGGCAATACCGTCAACAATAGTAGCAGTATTTGTAAGTGCCGAGATGGTGGATAAAATGCTTTCGCTTATTCCGGATGTAGTAACAGGCGGTCTGGCTGTAGCAGGAGGATTTATAGTAGTAGTAGGTTATGCAATGGTACTGAATATGATGAGTGTAAAATATCTGATGCCTTTCTTCTTTTTGGGATTCGTAGTGGGAGGTTATCTGAATTTCAGCCTTTTATCATTTGGAGTGGTAGGTCTGGTAATGGCGCTGATATATGTACAGTTAAACCCGAATTATAAACAGGGAAAAGCTGTGGCGGGAGCAGTACCGGAAGGCGTCACAGGCGGAGAATACGATGATGAGTTAGAAGACTAA
- a CDS encoding mannose/fructose/sorbose PTS transporter subunit IIB, producing MIINLARIDDRLIHGQVTTVWSKEANAGRIIIVSKEVDNDEIRKTLVRQAAPLGIKVNVVDVEKAVRVFNNPKYDGDTVFYLFTNPSEVLELVESGVPLKKINIGGMSFKNGKTQITKAVSVNEEDVAAFRKLKALGVELDLRVVISDPPVDFEKKLSEHFN from the coding sequence ATGATTATTAATCTGGCAAGAATTGACGACAGACTTATTCACGGACAGGTAACTACAGTATGGTCAAAAGAAGCAAATGCAGGCAGAATTATAATTGTCAGCAAAGAAGTAGACAATGATGAAATTAGAAAAACCCTTGTGAGACAGGCAGCACCTCTGGGAATAAAAGTAAATGTAGTAGATGTAGAGAAGGCTGTAAGGGTCTTTAATAATCCTAAGTATGACGGCGACACTGTTTTTTACCTTTTTACCAATCCAAGCGAAGTTTTGGAACTCGTGGAAAGCGGTGTACCATTGAAAAAAATAAACATTGGGGGAATGTCATTTAAAAACGGGAAAACCCAGATTACAAAGGCAGTTTCAGTAAACGAAGAAGACGTGGCAGCATTTCGTAAATTAAAAGCTCTTGGAGTAGAACTGGATTTACGTGTAGTAATATCTGATCCGCCGGTTGATTTTGAAAAAAAATTAAGCGAACACTTTAATTAA
- a CDS encoding PTS sugar transporter subunit IIA, with protein sequence MIVILAGHGKIGTAMLESTQMVIGECSNFYSVEFQKGEGPEDILAKYNKILEGKENEEVLIVTDLFGGSPYNAAAVLAMKNNRAEVLTGLSLPLCAELATMDAVSVNEASAYLKEAGKEFVKSFRDQIIEDEEEL encoded by the coding sequence ATGATAGTTATCTTGGCAGGACATGGAAAAATCGGAACGGCTATGCTTGAATCCACACAAATGGTAATCGGTGAATGCAGTAACTTTTATTCCGTGGAGTTTCAAAAAGGGGAAGGGCCGGAAGATATTCTGGCAAAATATAACAAAATACTTGAGGGAAAAGAAAATGAGGAAGTTCTTATAGTAACAGACCTGTTCGGGGGAAGTCCGTATAATGCAGCAGCAGTATTGGCAATGAAAAATAACAGGGCAGAGGTACTTACAGGTTTATCACTTCCTCTTTGTGCAGAACTGGCTACAATGGATGCAGTAAGTGTTAACGAAGCATCAGCTTATCTGAAAGAAGCAGGAAAAGAATTTGTAAAATCATTCAGAGATCAAATCATAGAGGATGAGGAGGAATTATAA
- a CDS encoding SDR family oxidoreductase has product MTENWLNLEGSVVIVTGGSSGIGESIVNELLELGVNTVNADIHPGKTVHENLLYIKTDVSSKSDIENLVEKVMEKYGKIDGLVNNAGINIPKLLVDAGDSESKYMADETAFDKMTSINQKGLFMLSQAAGKVFVNQKHGVIVNMSSESGAEGSEGQSIYAASKAALNSYTRSWAKELGKYNVRVVGVAPGIMEETGLRTIEYETALAYTRGITVEQLREGYSKTTTIPLNRSGKLREVADFVCYLLSEKASYITGVTCNVAGGKTRG; this is encoded by the coding sequence ATGACTGAAAATTGGTTGAATTTAGAAGGAAGTGTAGTAATAGTAACAGGCGGATCTTCAGGAATAGGAGAGAGCATAGTAAATGAACTATTGGAATTGGGGGTTAATACAGTGAATGCGGATATTCATCCGGGAAAAACTGTACATGAAAATCTTTTATACATAAAAACAGATGTTTCTTCAAAATCAGATATAGAAAATCTGGTAGAAAAAGTCATGGAGAAATACGGGAAAATAGACGGTCTGGTAAATAATGCAGGAATAAATATTCCTAAACTTCTTGTGGATGCAGGAGATTCAGAATCAAAATATATGGCAGATGAAACGGCTTTTGACAAAATGACTTCAATAAATCAAAAAGGACTTTTTATGCTTAGTCAGGCAGCAGGAAAAGTGTTCGTAAATCAGAAACACGGTGTAATCGTGAATATGTCTTCTGAAAGCGGAGCCGAGGGGTCTGAAGGACAGAGTATATATGCAGCTTCAAAGGCAGCATTAAACAGTTATACGAGATCATGGGCAAAAGAGCTGGGGAAATATAATGTCCGTGTAGTGGGAGTAGCACCGGGAATAATGGAGGAAACAGGACTTCGAACTATTGAATATGAAACAGCACTGGCTTATACAAGGGGAATAACTGTGGAACAGCTGAGAGAAGGATACAGCAAGACAACTACAATACCATTGAACAGAAGCGGGAAATTAAGAGAAGTGGCAGATTTTGTATGTTATCTTTTATCAGAAAAAGCCAGCTATATTACTGGTGTTACATGTAATGTCGCAGGAGGAAAAACAAGAGGATAA
- a CDS encoding sugar-binding transcriptional regulator yields the protein MKKNEDRLLVKIAQMYYEENKTQSEISKILGIHRTSISRMLKTIREKKIVKIFINYDFGGTLSLEEELKNVFGLKDAVIVPSTPNQDKRIKVSLIGAAAADYIGKIVKDDDLIGVSWGEALAETVSAMERKDHKGVVCIPLIGGPSGKLASSFHVNTIAYEIASKLNGKSMLIDSPAILESEEIKNALMETEYNHELSELWKKINIAVCGIGSPLISKHSNWQGFYADNLLESLKGKQVAGDILSRFYDINGKVLDTIISKKMISSDLENLKKAEYSIGIAESLDKVAGILGALRGKYINVLVTTEETAEALLEMNKED from the coding sequence ATGAAAAAAAATGAGGACAGGCTTTTAGTAAAAATAGCACAAATGTACTACGAAGAAAATAAAACACAAAGCGAAATTTCCAAAATACTCGGAATTCACAGGACTAGCATTAGCCGTATGCTGAAAACAATCAGAGAAAAAAAAATAGTAAAAATTTTTATTAATTATGATTTTGGAGGGACTTTGAGTCTGGAAGAAGAACTGAAAAATGTATTCGGACTAAAAGACGCCGTAATAGTGCCGTCTACACCAAATCAGGATAAAAGAATAAAAGTGAGTCTTATTGGTGCAGCAGCAGCGGATTATATCGGAAAAATAGTAAAAGATGATGATTTGATAGGCGTTTCATGGGGAGAAGCTCTGGCAGAAACAGTAAGCGCCATGGAGAGAAAAGATCACAAAGGAGTGGTATGTATACCTCTGATAGGAGGTCCGTCGGGAAAACTTGCCAGTTCATTTCATGTGAATACTATCGCATATGAAATAGCTTCAAAACTGAACGGAAAATCCATGCTTATAGATTCACCGGCCATTCTCGAAAGTGAGGAAATAAAAAATGCACTTATGGAAACTGAATATAATCATGAACTTTCCGAGCTGTGGAAGAAGATAAACATAGCTGTGTGCGGGATAGGAAGCCCTCTGATAAGCAAACATTCAAACTGGCAGGGATTCTATGCGGATAATCTTCTGGAGTCTCTAAAAGGAAAACAGGTGGCAGGAGATATATTATCAAGATTTTATGATATAAACGGTAAGGTTTTGGATACTATTATTTCAAAAAAGATGATAAGCTCTGATCTGGAAAATTTGAAAAAAGCTGAGTATTCCATAGGAATAGCAGAGTCTTTGGACAAGGTCGCAGGTATTCTTGGTGCATTAAGAGGGAAATATATAAATGTGCTAGTAACAACAGAGGAGACAGCAGAAGCACTTTTGGAAATGAATAAAGAAGACTAG
- the rlmD gene encoding 23S rRNA (uracil(1939)-C(5))-methyltransferase RlmD yields MEKGDKIIIKIEKLVFGGEGLGYYDGFTFFVPMSVPGDEVEAEIISLKKDYGRALITKIIKPSEDRTTGIDKISFEDFQGCDYAMIKYDKQLEYKSSILLETVKKIGKIDGDIDFEGIIGADNITNYRNKVSEPFAKKDGKIITGFYQKKSHDVFEVENNMLRSKIADKVVNELLKQLNEGDFTVYNEVNKSGFLRYLLVRNNSHNEVMITVVVNKTTQVKKLSAVLIGLTEKFKEIVSVYISLKNDDGNYVLGNDHKLIYGSEYLEEEIDGIKFKIYPDSFFQINSEQTVKLYNKAMEYLGDSDDKRIVDAFSGTGTLGMLVSKTARKVYCIESVESSVISAKHTAAENNIKNVRFKIGKVENKLPEILKNTKMDGIIFDPPRKGIDENTLKSIGKHGIERIVYISCNPSTFARDAKILTGLGYKLEKLAAVDMFPQTHHIEAVGLFLKK; encoded by the coding sequence ATGGAAAAGGGCGATAAAATAATAATAAAAATAGAAAAACTGGTATTTGGCGGAGAAGGATTGGGATATTATGACGGATTTACATTTTTTGTTCCCATGTCAGTTCCCGGGGATGAAGTGGAAGCTGAGATTATTTCATTGAAAAAAGATTACGGACGTGCACTTATAACAAAAATTATAAAGCCGTCGGAAGACAGAACTACAGGAATAGATAAAATAAGCTTTGAAGATTTTCAGGGCTGTGATTACGCAATGATAAAGTATGATAAACAGCTGGAATATAAAAGCAGCATACTTTTGGAAACAGTGAAAAAAATAGGGAAGATAGACGGGGATATTGATTTCGAAGGTATCATAGGTGCAGATAATATAACTAATTACAGAAATAAAGTTTCCGAGCCTTTCGCGAAGAAAGACGGAAAGATAATAACAGGATTTTATCAGAAAAAATCTCATGACGTCTTTGAAGTGGAAAATAATATGCTTAGAAGCAAAATTGCCGATAAGGTGGTAAATGAACTGCTTAAACAGCTGAATGAAGGAGATTTTACCGTTTATAACGAAGTGAATAAGTCAGGGTTTTTGAGATACCTTCTTGTTAGAAATAATTCACATAATGAAGTGATGATAACAGTAGTAGTCAACAAAACTACACAGGTAAAGAAATTGAGTGCTGTATTAATCGGCCTTACAGAAAAGTTCAAAGAAATTGTGTCTGTTTATATATCGCTGAAAAATGATGATGGAAATTATGTTTTGGGGAATGATCATAAGCTGATTTACGGTTCTGAGTATCTTGAAGAAGAGATTGACGGGATAAAATTCAAAATATATCCTGATTCATTCTTTCAGATAAACAGTGAGCAGACAGTAAAGCTATATAATAAGGCAATGGAGTATCTGGGGGACTCTGATGATAAAAGAATAGTAGATGCATTTTCGGGAACAGGTACACTTGGGATGCTGGTTTCTAAAACAGCCAGAAAAGTATACTGTATAGAAAGCGTGGAAAGTTCTGTTATATCTGCTAAGCACACAGCTGCGGAAAATAATATAAAGAATGTAAGATTTAAAATAGGAAAAGTAGAGAATAAACTTCCGGAAATTTTGAAAAATACAAAAATGGACGGGATAATATTCGATCCGCCGAGAAAAGGGATAGATGAAAATACTTTGAAGAGTATAGGGAAGCACGGAATAGAGAGAATAGTTTATATTTCTTGTAATCCGTCTACTTTTGCGAGAGATGCAAAGATACTTACAGGGTTAGGGTATAAACTTGAAAAGCTTGCCGCTGTGGATATGTTTCCTCAGACTCATCATATTGAAGCGGTTGGGTTGTTTTTAAAAAAATAA
- a CDS encoding M20 family metallopeptidase, which translates to MDNDFIKAEVSKIFDETVKIRRDIHMNPELGFEETETSQKIKNILTECGVEIQSAAGTGIVGILKNGDGIVAASRADIDALPISEENEVEYKSTVAGKMHACGHDVHTAIQLGAVRFFAENKDKWKGTIKFIFQPAEETTGGAKPMIEEGVLEYPKVEYIFGLHTAPEIEVGKFGIKYGKMHASSDIFEIKIHGESAHGALPQNGTDAIVIASQLINYIQTIVSRNIDPREEAVITIGKISGGKAENIICDLVEMKGTIRTLSPEVRSYILDKMHNSVVKFVETLGGSAEVSVRNGYDSVINNDEVTAMLENNIKELYGEESIVKIDKPRMDVEDFSFFLQKAKGVFFRLGVRNEEKGIIYDLHHPRFNVDEESIRYGMELQIKNLINILEMGE; encoded by the coding sequence ATGGATAATGATTTTATAAAAGCAGAAGTCTCTAAGATTTTTGACGAAACAGTAAAAATCAGAAGAGACATACATATGAATCCTGAACTCGGGTTTGAAGAAACAGAAACATCACAGAAAATAAAGAATATTCTTACAGAATGCGGTGTGGAAATACAGAGTGCCGCAGGAACCGGAATAGTGGGGATTTTGAAAAACGGTGACGGTATAGTGGCAGCAAGCAGGGCTGATATAGATGCACTTCCCATTTCAGAAGAAAATGAAGTGGAGTATAAATCTACAGTGGCAGGAAAAATGCACGCATGCGGTCATGATGTTCATACGGCAATACAGCTTGGTGCTGTGAGATTTTTCGCTGAAAACAAGGATAAATGGAAAGGAACAATAAAATTTATCTTTCAGCCTGCGGAGGAGACTACAGGAGGCGCTAAGCCTATGATAGAAGAAGGTGTCCTTGAGTATCCCAAAGTAGAATATATTTTCGGACTTCATACTGCACCAGAGATAGAAGTAGGAAAATTTGGGATAAAATACGGTAAAATGCATGCTTCTTCCGATATATTTGAAATAAAAATACATGGAGAGTCAGCGCACGGAGCTTTGCCGCAGAATGGCACAGATGCAATAGTAATAGCTTCACAGCTGATAAATTACATACAGACAATAGTTAGCCGTAATATAGACCCCAGAGAAGAGGCTGTTATTACAATAGGGAAGATTTCCGGCGGGAAGGCAGAGAATATAATTTGCGACCTTGTGGAGATGAAAGGAACAATAAGGACTCTTTCTCCTGAAGTCAGAAGTTATATACTTGATAAAATGCATAATAGTGTAGTAAAATTTGTAGAAACTCTGGGAGGAAGTGCTGAGGTATCTGTGAGAAACGGTTATGATTCTGTAATTAATAATGATGAAGTTACTGCAATGCTGGAAAATAACATAAAAGAGCTGTACGGCGAAGAAAGTATAGTGAAAATTGATAAACCAAGAATGGATGTAGAAGATTTCAGCTTTTTTCTGCAAAAGGCAAAAGGAGTTTTTTTCAGGCTTGGTGTGAGAAATGAAGAAAAAGGCATAATTTATGATCTTCATCATCCAAGATTCAATGTAGATGAGGAAAGTATAAGATATGGTATGGAACTGCAGATAAAAAATTTAATAAATATATTAGAAATGGGTGAATAA
- the rsmH gene encoding 16S rRNA (cytosine(1402)-N(4))-methyltransferase RsmH produces the protein MDYHKPVLFDEVIENIITNKEGVYLDCTLGGAGHTQGILENTSEGAVVIAIDQDDDAIEFAEKKLEDYKGRIKIFKDNFRNLDTVLYMAGYEKVSGILMDIGVSSYQLDDPERGFSYKYEAKLDMRMDKSAKISAYEVINEFSEQEIADILYKYGEEPKARRIAKKITEQRKAKKIETTTELADIVIRAIGKSMKRHPAKRTFQAVRMYVNKELEVLEEALEKAVEHLEDKGRLLVITFHSLEDRIVKNKFRDFEKPCKCPPDIPICVCGKESLGKVITKKPIIAGELELKENSRAHSAKLRVFERRA, from the coding sequence GTGGATTATCATAAGCCGGTTTTATTTGACGAAGTAATTGAGAATATAATTACCAATAAGGAAGGTGTATATTTAGACTGTACACTAGGAGGAGCAGGACATACTCAGGGGATTTTGGAAAATACTTCGGAAGGAGCAGTGGTAATTGCTATAGATCAGGATGATGATGCAATAGAATTTGCCGAGAAAAAGTTGGAAGACTACAAAGGACGTATAAAAATATTTAAAGATAATTTCAGAAATCTGGATACAGTTCTTTATATGGCAGGATATGAAAAGGTGTCAGGGATTCTTATGGATATAGGAGTTTCATCATATCAGCTTGACGATCCTGAAAGAGGTTTTTCTTATAAATACGAAGCAAAGCTGGATATGCGTATGGATAAGAGCGCAAAAATAAGCGCATATGAAGTAATAAATGAATTTTCAGAACAAGAAATAGCAGACATATTATATAAATATGGTGAAGAGCCGAAAGCTAGAAGAATAGCTAAGAAAATAACGGAGCAGAGAAAAGCAAAAAAAATAGAAACAACGACGGAGTTAGCAGATATCGTGATAAGAGCAATTGGAAAGAGCATGAAGAGACATCCGGCCAAAAGAACTTTTCAGGCTGTGAGAATGTATGTGAATAAGGAATTGGAAGTGCTTGAGGAGGCATTGGAGAAAGCTGTAGAACATTTAGAGGATAAAGGGAGATTATTAGTAATAACTTTCCATTCTTTAGAAGACAGAATAGTTAAAAATAAGTTTAGAGATTTCGAGAAGCCATGTAAATGTCCACCAGATATACCTATTTGCGTTTGCGGTAAAGAAAGTTTAGGAAAGGTCATAACTAAAAAGCCAATTATTGCCGGTGAATTAGAGTTAAAAGAGAATTCTAGGGCACATTCTGCAAAGTTAAGGGTTTTTGAAAGGAGAGCATAA
- the mraZ gene encoding division/cell wall cluster transcriptional repressor MraZ gives MFMGEFTCKIDDKGRFMLPAKFREILQNDEFVITRGLDNSIDLFPSSEWVNIENELRKLKRTDSKHRAYQRFVLSAATKLTVDNQGRVNLPNSLVEHAKINKTLIVTGMVDKIEIWAEEIWKEYIEKTEASIEDIVDEINFDF, from the coding sequence ATGTTTATGGGAGAATTTACCTGCAAGATAGATGATAAAGGCAGGTTTATGTTGCCAGCTAAATTCAGGGAGATATTACAAAATGATGAATTCGTTATTACAAGAGGTCTGGATAATTCAATAGACCTTTTTCCAAGCAGCGAATGGGTTAATATCGAGAATGAACTGAGAAAGCTGAAGAGAACAGACAGCAAGCACAGAGCATATCAGAGATTCGTGTTATCAGCGGCCACTAAACTTACAGTAGACAACCAGGGTAGAGTGAATCTGCCGAATTCACTGGTAGAGCATGCCAAAATAAATAAAACTCTCATAGTAACAGGCATGGTAGATAAAATAGAAATATGGGCAGAAGAAATATGGAAAGAATACATTGAGAAAACAGAAGCATCTATAGAAGATATAGTTGATGAAATAAATTTTGATTTTTAG
- a CDS encoding glycogen/starch/alpha-glucan phosphorylase yields the protein MEEAKEYLKVSIERKIRRQFGKTIKEAEPHEIYYALSRTILDYSIENWYNTTRKYNEKQVKQVYYFSAEFLMGRYLGNNMINLQIYDEIKEVLKDLNIDINIIEDSEPDPGLGNGGLGRLAACFLDSLATLKMPGHGYGIRYKYGMFQQKIENGYQMEYPDDWLKYGDPWSIKRLDRVYDIKFGGEVEVHKDEIGKEYYKRVNTETINAIAYDAPILGYGTDTVNTLRLWEAKSPQGFDLQLFNDQKYLEASAEAVKAEDLSRVLYPNDTERSGKELRLKQQYFFVSASLQDIVRKYKEKYGNVFSGFADKIAIQLNDTHPVVAIPELMRIFLDSEKLSWVEAWEICQKVFSYTNHTVLAEALEKWDINIFSSLLPRVYQIIEEINRRFMAEISKKYPEDWAKQQRMSIIGNGEVRMAWLAIVGTHAINGVAAIHTEILKHQTLKDWYELYPEKFQNKTNGITQRRWLLKANPELAGYITSLIGNKWITDLSELKKLEQYIEDDSVLNKLLEIKHKKKEDLAKYIKENNNIEVNIDSIFDVQIKRLHEYKRQLLNVFHIMDLYNKIKENPLLEMVPRTFIFGAKAAPGYRRAKSIIKLINAVAEKVNNDPEINDKIKVIFIEDYKVSLAEKIIPASEVSEQISTAGKEASGTGNMKLMLNGAMTLGTLDGANIEIVEEAGVDNNFIFGLKADEVERLNLYGKSNPLEEYHVVEGLKKVIDQLVDGTYYDNHRGLFKELHASLLNGVEGGKPDQYYVLKDFAAYRSTQNRLQNTYKDKRKWAQMMLMNIANSGKFSSDRTIKEYAKDIWNISTFE from the coding sequence TTGGAGGAAGCAAAGGAATATTTGAAAGTAAGTATAGAGAGAAAGATAAGAAGACAATTTGGTAAAACGATAAAAGAGGCGGAACCTCATGAAATATATTATGCATTGTCAAGAACAATCCTGGATTACAGTATAGAAAACTGGTATAACACAACAAGAAAATACAATGAAAAACAAGTGAAGCAGGTTTATTATTTTTCGGCGGAATTCCTTATGGGAAGATATCTTGGAAATAATATGATAAATTTGCAGATATATGATGAGATAAAAGAAGTTTTGAAAGACTTGAATATTGATATAAATATAATAGAAGACAGCGAGCCTGACCCGGGACTGGGGAACGGCGGACTGGGAAGACTTGCGGCATGTTTTCTCGATTCACTGGCAACACTGAAAATGCCGGGACACGGTTATGGTATAAGATATAAGTACGGAATGTTCCAGCAAAAGATAGAAAACGGTTACCAGATGGAGTACCCGGATGACTGGCTGAAATACGGCGATCCGTGGTCTATAAAAAGACTGGACAGAGTGTATGATATTAAGTTCGGCGGAGAAGTGGAAGTACATAAGGATGAAATAGGTAAAGAATATTATAAAAGAGTAAATACAGAGACTATTAATGCAATAGCCTATGATGCGCCGATACTGGGATATGGTACAGATACGGTAAATACTCTGAGACTGTGGGAAGCAAAGTCGCCTCAGGGATTTGACCTTCAGCTTTTTAATGATCAGAAGTATTTGGAAGCCAGTGCCGAAGCAGTAAAAGCAGAAGATTTATCAAGAGTTCTGTATCCTAATGATACAGAGAGAAGCGGAAAAGAACTAAGGTTAAAGCAGCAGTATTTCTTTGTATCAGCTTCATTACAGGATATAGTAAGAAAATATAAAGAAAAATATGGGAATGTATTTTCAGGATTTGCAGATAAAATAGCTATTCAGCTGAATGATACACATCCTGTGGTAGCAATACCGGAACTAATGAGAATTTTTCTTGACAGTGAAAAGCTCAGCTGGGTGGAAGCATGGGAAATATGCCAGAAAGTGTTTTCATATACGAATCACACAGTTCTTGCAGAAGCTTTGGAAAAGTGGGATATTAATATATTCAGTTCGCTTCTTCCAAGGGTATATCAGATAATTGAAGAAATAAACAGAAGATTTATGGCGGAAATAAGCAAAAAGTATCCTGAAGACTGGGCGAAACAGCAGAGAATGTCAATAATAGGAAACGGTGAAGTAAGAATGGCATGGCTTGCAATAGTGGGGACACATGCAATAAACGGAGTCGCGGCAATTCACACAGAGATTTTGAAACATCAGACACTAAAGGACTGGTATGAACTCTATCCTGAAAAATTCCAGAATAAAACAAACGGAATAACGCAGAGAAGATGGCTTCTAAAAGCTAATCCCGAGCTGGCAGGATACATTACTTCACTAATAGGCAACAAATGGATAACAGACTTGTCAGAACTGAAAAAACTGGAACAATATATAGAAGATGACAGTGTACTGAATAAACTGCTTGAAATAAAGCATAAGAAAAAAGAAGATCTGGCAAAATATATAAAAGAAAATAATAATATAGAAGTAAACATAGATTCTATATTTGATGTGCAGATAAAAAGACTGCATGAATATAAAAGACAGCTTTTGAATGTATTCCATATTATGGATCTTTATAATAAAATAAAAGAAAATCCTTTACTGGAAATGGTACCGAGAACATTTATTTTCGGTGCTAAGGCTGCTCCGGGATACAGAAGGGCAAAATCAATAATAAAACTGATAAATGCAGTGGCGGAAAAGGTAAATAACGATCCTGAAATAAATGATAAGATTAAGGTTATTTTTATAGAAGATTACAAAGTATCACTGGCAGAAAAAATAATTCCTGCGTCAGAAGTATCAGAACAGATTTCTACAGCCGGGAAAGAAGCATCAGGAACTGGAAATATGAAGCTTATGCTGAACGGAGCTATGACACTTGGTACACTTGACGGGGCAAATATAGAAATAGTAGAAGAAGCAGGCGTAGACAATAACTTTATATTCGGACTGAAAGCTGATGAAGTGGAAAGACTGAATCTTTACGGAAAATCTAACCCGCTTGAGGAGTATCACGTGGTAGAAGGTCTGAAAAAAGTAATAGACCAGCTTGTTGACGGGACATATTACGATAACCACAGAGGTCTTTTCAAAGAACTGCATGCTTCACTGCTGAATGGAGTGGAGGGAGGCAAGCCTGACCAGTACTATGTGCTGAAAGACTTTGCTGCATACAGATCTACACAGAACAGACTTCAAAATACGTATAAAGACAAGAGAAAATGGGCTCAAATGATGCTTATGAATATAGCGAACTCAGGTAAATTCAGCTCTGACAGAACTATAAAAGAATACGCAAAAGATATTTGGAATATCAGCACATTTGAATAA
- a CDS encoding TrmB family transcriptional regulator: protein MKIIDELQKFGLTKIEAQVYYELLKNPDSNGSQISKKIDTPRTSVYMALEKLYSLGFIYLIPSLNERKNYMAADPDKLVMKLKNEYIRSAEFLEDELLKIHIKSDNEQFINLRGEENILDKIKEMLNDSEKEIYMNTNINLAVFETELENFLNKGGRVILFSFEKHKLTDSRIEAYSKTENYISDPNKRLMLVSDMKEVIIGSSDATHGFTGTYTRNPLLVNIAAEHIHNDIYLYKLETKFGKDFWEDIKIRTLNEEK from the coding sequence ATGAAGATAATAGATGAACTTCAGAAATTCGGCCTGACAAAAATAGAAGCGCAGGTATACTATGAGCTTTTGAAAAATCCTGATTCCAACGGTTCTCAGATATCAAAGAAAATAGATACACCGCGTACGTCTGTTTATATGGCACTGGAAAAACTGTATTCACTGGGTTTTATTTATCTTATTCCCAGCCTTAATGAAAGAAAGAACTATATGGCGGCTGATCCGGATAAGCTGGTAATGAAATTAAAGAATGAATATATCAGAAGTGCGGAATTTCTTGAAGATGAGCTTTTGAAAATACACATAAAAAGTGATAACGAACAGTTTATTAATCTCAGGGGTGAAGAAAATATCCTTGATAAAATAAAAGAAATGCTGAATGATTCAGAAAAAGAAATATACATGAATACCAATATTAATCTTGCAGTATTCGAAACAGAACTTGAAAACTTTCTGAATAAAGGCGGAAGAGTTATTTTATTCAGCTTTGAAAAGCATAAATTGACTGATTCACGAATAGAAGCATACAGCAAAACCGAAAATTATATCAGTGATCCGAATAAAAGGCTGATGCTTGTCTCTGATATGAAAGAGGTAATAATAGGAAGTTCTGATGCAACGCATGGTTTTACCGGGACATATACAAGAAACCCACTTCTGGTAAATATAGCAGCGGAACATATTCATAATGACATTTATTTATATAAATTAGAAACAAAGTTCGGAAAAGATTTTTGGGAAGATATAAAAATAAGAACTTTAAATGAGGAGAAATAG